One Calditrichia bacterium DNA window includes the following coding sequences:
- a CDS encoding purine-binding chemotaxis protein CheW, giving the protein MEDARNISEVEEIEDTQEGQFLTFTLARQEYGIEIRHVTEIIGIQRITDLPDMPAYIKGVINLRGKVIPVVDVRLRFGMENRKYDERTCIIVVNFNDAAVGLVVDTVSEVMNIPAHNIEPSPKASLKSSGGRFIKGLGKVEDDVKILLDIEQLLFDEALAEMSAN; this is encoded by the coding sequence ATGGAAGACGCGAGAAATATCTCCGAAGTTGAAGAAATTGAAGACACTCAGGAAGGGCAATTTCTGACCTTCACTCTCGCACGGCAGGAATACGGTATAGAAATCCGTCACGTTACCGAAATTATCGGTATTCAACGGATTACAGATCTGCCGGATATGCCCGCTTATATAAAAGGTGTCATCAACCTGCGCGGAAAAGTAATTCCGGTTGTGGATGTACGGCTGCGGTTTGGCATGGAAAACCGTAAATACGATGAGCGAACCTGCATTATCGTTGTCAATTTTAACGATGCCGCGGTTGGATTGGTTGTGGATACGGTTTCGGAGGTGATGAACATTCCGGCACATAACATTGAACCTTCACCTAAAGCCAGCCTCAAAAGCAGCGGTGGGCGCTTTATTAAAGGATTGGGCAAAGTGGAAGATGATGTCAAAATATTGCTGGATATCGAACAGTTGCTGTTCGATGAAGCACTGGCAGAAATGTCCGCAAACTAA
- a CDS encoding PAS domain-containing protein — protein sequence MAPSGEKLVKRFYEELFKRYPHVKPLFENADIKVQQKHLLNAIVLVVNNLRKPEKLLPVLKNLGEKHQQYGAMEAHYPAVAETLLDVMAELAGEMWTEELHSAWAAALNKIAKIMLEAYQHPKEDEMAKTGQNGWNTLTVMMNILDNAPMNIMMADANENVVFVNKKAIEVLTRLESELAKYLPGFKVSEVIGGSIHRYHKNPSAIKDILKQLGPGSSRKGEITPGPYVFEHETRPLFDDNGDLAGYVVQWVDVTEQRKEAEVAARLQGAIDNSATAMMVVNRDFVITYANRSTFKMIEENIHHFEHQYPGFKLDKLLGTNIDVFHKNPKHQRKLLSDPDNLPWEADIKIGEAYFKLNVTAIFDAAGHYVGNNLEWANITREKAEANRAESLFAMINGAASFFMMCDKDLNITYANPSVIEMLRKYEDKFRMKWPGFSVDDLIGKNIDTFHKKPSNQRRILGNVNQLPHRTEIKVGELEFGLNATALFDASGNQIGNAVEWQDLNARAVYRNEVNRVISALKNGDLSVRGDLAILDDVYGKMMQGINEVIDSILEPISELQQRLPKIADGDLTAYVTGEYMGDHALLKNSLNATLDSLNSILTQVAVAVDQISSGSLQVSDSSQSLSQGATEQASSLEEISASMNQLTAQTRQNAENAAQANKLAAGARDFANTGNRQMGDMLNAMDEINKSSTQISKIIKAIDEIAFQTNLLALNAAVEAARAGVHGKGFAVVAEEVRNLAQRSAKAAKETTELIEDSIKRVQNGTNIANETAGALGEIVNQVTKVTDLVGEIDVASKEQAQGIGQINEGLSQIDKVTQSNTASAEETAASAEELSGQSSRLKEMLGKFKLKTEEQEAWNGQLPNGITPELLMQMLRQLQSQGLNPFQSQPVKKSAPETAWGSAPVKRNAPSKLSSGKSVDPSSVISLDDDDFGKF from the coding sequence TTGGCACCATCCGGCGAAAAACTGGTGAAGCGTTTTTACGAGGAATTGTTCAAACGATATCCGCACGTAAAACCGCTATTTGAAAATGCAGACATCAAAGTGCAACAAAAACATTTACTTAACGCCATTGTTTTGGTGGTTAACAATCTCCGTAAACCGGAAAAATTATTACCCGTTTTAAAAAATCTGGGCGAGAAACATCAACAATATGGCGCGATGGAAGCGCATTATCCGGCAGTGGCGGAAACGCTGCTGGATGTAATGGCAGAGCTTGCCGGCGAAATGTGGACAGAGGAATTACACAGCGCCTGGGCAGCAGCATTGAATAAAATAGCTAAAATAATGTTAGAGGCATACCAACATCCCAAGGAGGACGAAATGGCGAAAACAGGGCAAAACGGCTGGAATACTTTGACAGTCATGATGAATATTTTGGATAATGCTCCAATGAATATTATGATGGCTGATGCCAATGAAAATGTTGTATTTGTCAACAAAAAGGCAATCGAGGTTTTGACGAGGCTTGAAAGCGAATTGGCAAAATATTTGCCGGGTTTTAAAGTTAGCGAAGTGATCGGTGGCAGTATTCATCGCTATCACAAAAATCCTTCGGCAATAAAAGATATTCTGAAACAACTTGGACCGGGCAGCAGCAGAAAAGGCGAAATTACACCCGGACCGTATGTTTTTGAACATGAAACACGTCCGCTATTTGACGATAACGGCGATTTGGCCGGTTACGTGGTTCAATGGGTGGATGTGACAGAGCAGCGCAAAGAGGCGGAAGTTGCCGCACGCCTGCAAGGTGCCATCGACAATTCCGCAACGGCGATGATGGTTGTAAATCGTGATTTTGTAATTACTTACGCCAATCGCTCCACTTTCAAAATGATCGAGGAAAACATTCACCATTTCGAACACCAATATCCGGGATTCAAACTGGATAAATTGTTGGGCACCAATATCGATGTTTTCCACAAAAACCCGAAACACCAGCGCAAGCTTCTCAGCGATCCGGACAATTTGCCGTGGGAAGCGGATATCAAAATTGGTGAAGCATATTTCAAATTGAATGTGACAGCTATTTTCGATGCTGCCGGACACTATGTGGGCAATAATCTGGAATGGGCAAACATCACCCGCGAAAAAGCCGAAGCCAATCGCGCAGAATCACTGTTTGCAATGATCAACGGCGCGGCCAGCTTTTTTATGATGTGTGATAAAGACCTGAACATCACCTATGCGAACCCTTCAGTTATCGAAATGTTGCGGAAATATGAAGATAAGTTTCGCATGAAATGGCCTGGATTTTCTGTGGATGATTTAATTGGTAAAAATATTGATACATTCCACAAAAAGCCGTCCAACCAACGCAGAATTTTGGGCAACGTGAACCAATTGCCGCACCGCACCGAAATTAAAGTAGGTGAACTGGAGTTCGGATTAAATGCAACCGCATTGTTCGATGCATCCGGAAACCAGATTGGCAATGCAGTTGAATGGCAGGATCTGAACGCCCGTGCCGTTTATCGCAACGAAGTAAACCGGGTGATCAGCGCATTGAAAAACGGCGATCTCTCCGTTCGTGGGGATTTGGCAATTCTGGATGATGTTTACGGAAAAATGATGCAGGGTATCAACGAAGTTATTGATTCCATTCTGGAACCGATTTCCGAGCTGCAGCAACGCCTGCCGAAAATTGCCGATGGCGATTTGACAGCGTATGTAACCGGTGAATATATGGGCGATCATGCACTGCTCAAAAATTCGCTGAATGCCACGCTGGATTCGCTAAACAGTATTTTAACGCAGGTTGCTGTTGCTGTTGATCAAATTTCTTCGGGATCGCTGCAAGTTTCGGATTCCAGCCAATCACTCTCGCAGGGCGCTACGGAACAGGCCAGTTCACTGGAAGAAATTTCTGCATCGATGAACCAATTGACAGCACAAACCCGCCAAAATGCAGAGAACGCCGCACAGGCCAACAAATTGGCCGCAGGTGCCCGCGATTTTGCCAATACCGGCAATCGTCAAATGGGCGACATGCTGAACGCGATGGATGAAATCAACAAATCATCCACCCAGATTTCCAAAATTATCAAAGCGATCGACGAAATTGCTTTCCAAACCAATCTGCTGGCGTTAAACGCAGCGGTGGAAGCTGCCCGCGCCGGCGTGCATGGCAAAGGATTTGCCGTTGTTGCGGAAGAGGTTCGCAACCTCGCCCAGCGCAGCGCCAAAGCCGCCAAAGAAACAACGGAATTGATCGAAGATTCCATAAAACGGGTGCAAAACGGAACCAATATCGCCAACGAAACCGCCGGGGCATTGGGCGAAATTGTTAATCAGGTAACCAAAGTGACCGATCTGGTGGGCGAAATTGATGTTGCATCCAAAGAGCAGGCTCAGGGTATAGGGCAAATCAACGAGGGATTGAGCCAAATTGACAAAGTAACCCAATCCAACACCGCCAGCGCAGAAGAAACGGCCGCTTCGGCTGAGGAACTCTCCGGTCAATCATCCCGGTTGAAAGAGATGTTGGGCAAATTTAAATTGAAAACCGAAGAGCAGGAAGCGTGGAATGGACAGTTGCCCAATGGCATTACGCCGGAGTTGTTGATGCAGATGTTGCGACAGCTTCAATCTCAGGGGCTTAATCCGTTCCAATCTCAGCCTGTCAAAAAATCTGCCCCGGAAACAGCATGGGGTAGCGCACCGGTAAAGCGGAATGCGCCGTCAAAGCTCAGTTCCGGTAAATCTGTCGATCCGTCATCTGTCATTTCGCTGGATGATGATGATTTTGGCAAATTTTAA
- a CDS encoding MFS transporter: MLQLTRTVTEIYTTGNTSSRARQHSPTVVLAAGILLTMLPVTMIVPVLKELVSVRFLVDTFWAHAFMSTSLIGAILFAPIAGRILDRGVNRRMLFAVSLSLNALCFAGMAVASSFPALMVARFLEGTMHITALSAWLTCGAESAKPGRTGRTMGALGGMIMLGITIGVPLGGVIAGDNAIRVLWAAAGVSFATALFAFVAVQNTAAKSPKLHRSGNLMGMLRNNPFILIPYAYSFIDRLCIGVVVSTLGLYMTDVLMMSPAQRGITLSYFLIPFSLLSYPAGRLSDRTGRVGMMVTGSLLFGVVFMFYGHLENHWFAVAMVFSGIMSSLMFAPTLALCKDLSATESHGAVFAGYNIAGSLGFVVGPLVGGSLFYWFSQQYSDLEAYRQTFIISGSFELFCVLVSLPFFWRLYSVKKSR, from the coding sequence ATGTTGCAATTAACCAGAACGGTGACAGAAATTTATACAACGGGAAACACCAGCTCCCGCGCTCGCCAGCACAGCCCAACAGTTGTGCTGGCGGCCGGAATTTTGCTAACCATGTTGCCGGTAACAATGATTGTGCCGGTGCTAAAAGAGTTGGTTAGTGTCCGTTTTTTAGTGGATACTTTTTGGGCACATGCCTTTATGTCTACCAGTTTGATTGGTGCGATTTTATTCGCGCCGATTGCTGGTCGCATACTCGATAGGGGTGTGAACCGCCGGATGCTGTTCGCCGTTTCGTTGTCACTAAATGCACTCTGCTTTGCCGGTATGGCGGTGGCATCATCGTTTCCGGCATTGATGGTTGCCCGTTTTCTGGAAGGCACAATGCACATTACGGCATTGTCTGCCTGGCTGACTTGCGGCGCAGAATCCGCAAAACCCGGTCGCACAGGGCGAACAATGGGCGCGCTTGGTGGAATGATTATGCTGGGCATTACGATTGGTGTTCCACTTGGTGGTGTCATCGCCGGTGATAACGCTATTCGGGTGCTGTGGGCTGCGGCGGGCGTATCATTTGCAACCGCATTGTTTGCATTTGTTGCGGTTCAAAATACAGCGGCAAAATCCCCAAAACTCCACCGTTCGGGTAATTTGATGGGCATGTTACGCAACAACCCGTTTATTCTGATACCGTATGCATATTCATTTATCGACAGATTGTGCATCGGTGTGGTTGTTTCTACGCTTGGGCTGTATATGACAGATGTTTTGATGATGTCGCCGGCGCAACGCGGGATTACGTTATCGTATTTTCTTATTCCGTTTTCGCTGCTTTCCTATCCCGCCGGACGGTTGTCCGATCGCACCGGACGTGTCGGCATGATGGTAACCGGCAGCTTGCTGTTCGGTGTTGTTTTTATGTTTTACGGCCATTTGGAGAACCACTGGTTTGCCGTTGCAATGGTGTTTAGCGGTATTATGAGTTCGTTGATGTTTGCACCAACGCTGGCGCTCTGCAAAGATTTATCCGCAACTGAAAGCCACGGCGCGGTTTTCGCGGGATACAATATTGCCGGGTCGCTCGGCTTTGTGGTTGGACCGTTGGTTGGCGGCAGCCTGTTCTACTGGTTTAGCCAACAATACAGCGATTTAGAGGCATATCGCCAAACTTTTATTATCAGCGGATCGTTCGAATTATTCTGCGTGCTGGTATCACTGCCATTTTTTTGGCGGTTATATTCTGTAAAAAAAAGCCGTTAA
- a CDS encoding protein-glutamate O-methyltransferase CheR, translated as MTNYVEIRDEEYRLIRDLVYSRFGISLGNDKKTLVVGRLSKILRSHQYQSFEQFYQYVINDRSGKALSLLIDHISTNHTYFFREDDHFKYFREIVLPQLAQRAREIGRLDIRIWCAGCSSGEEAYTLAMLTKEYFQNEGGNWELGLLATDISSNALEKAQTGIYATENIERIPTDLKRKYFRKLPDGRWQVNDSLKQMILFRRLNLMRPSFPFKGKFPVIFCRNVMIYFDEMTRDALVKRFHNYTEPNGYLFIGHSETLRNYDIPYHYVQPAVYRRN; from the coding sequence ATTACCAATTATGTTGAAATCAGGGATGAAGAATACCGGTTGATCCGCGATCTGGTGTATAGCCGGTTCGGGATTTCTCTGGGAAATGACAAAAAAACGCTGGTTGTCGGGCGGTTGAGCAAAATCCTCCGGAGCCATCAGTATCAATCCTTCGAGCAATTTTATCAATATGTGATTAACGATCGATCGGGTAAAGCGCTTAGCTTGTTGATCGATCACATTTCGACCAACCACACTTATTTTTTCCGCGAAGATGATCATTTCAAATATTTTCGAGAGATTGTTTTACCTCAATTAGCCCAACGAGCACGGGAAATCGGCCGGCTCGATATTCGTATTTGGTGCGCCGGATGTTCATCCGGTGAGGAAGCATACACGCTGGCCATGCTCACCAAAGAGTATTTCCAAAACGAAGGGGGTAATTGGGAACTGGGGCTTTTGGCAACGGATATCTCCAGCAACGCATTGGAAAAAGCACAAACCGGCATTTATGCAACAGAAAATATTGAGCGGATTCCCACGGATTTGAAACGCAAATATTTCCGCAAATTGCCAGACGGCCGGTGGCAGGTGAATGACTCGCTGAAACAAATGATCCTGTTCCGGCGCCTCAATTTGATGCGCCCCAGCTTTCCGTTCAAAGGCAAATTTCCGGTGATTTTTTGCCGGAATGTCATGATTTATTTTGATGAAATGACCCGCGATGCGCTGGTTAAACGCTTCCATAATTATACGGAGCCCAATGGCTATTTATTTATCGGGCATTCCGAAACCCTGCGAAATTACGATATTCCATATCATTATGTCCAACCGGCAGTCTATCGGAGGAATTAA
- a CDS encoding chemotaxis response regulator protein-glutamate methylesterase, translated as MNSNPVKVLVVDDSALVREVISTGLAQDPDIEVVGRASDPYIARDKIVQLKPDVLTLDIEMPRMDGVEFLRKLMPQFPLPVIVVSALSRKGSQITLDALAAGAVDFVTKPSIDVANGLQEMMSDLRFKVKMASRVNVNHWKGRTRHSRNTAQRATVQSLSESTDKVIAIGASTGGTEAIKDVLSMLPPNTPGIVIVQHMPPVFTQKFAERLNSLCAIDVKEAEDGDRVLTGTALIAPGGKHMELKRSGGVYRVSIKDGDLVCGHKPSVEVLFRSVAKTVGTNAVGVMLTGMGADGADGMVEMRKAGARTVAQDEATSVVFGMPKEAYQRGGAEKLAALDKIPYIITEYLK; from the coding sequence ATGAATTCAAACCCTGTAAAAGTATTGGTTGTGGACGACTCTGCCCTGGTTCGGGAAGTGATTAGTACTGGGCTTGCCCAGGACCCGGATATCGAAGTGGTCGGTCGTGCGTCTGATCCGTATATCGCGCGGGATAAAATTGTGCAACTGAAACCGGATGTGTTGACACTGGATATCGAAATGCCCAGAATGGACGGAGTGGAATTTTTACGAAAATTGATGCCCCAATTTCCGTTGCCGGTAATTGTGGTTAGCGCGCTTTCCCGCAAGGGTAGCCAAATTACGCTGGATGCGCTAGCTGCCGGCGCGGTAGATTTTGTCACCAAGCCGTCTATCGATGTGGCAAACGGGCTACAGGAAATGATGAGTGATTTGCGATTTAAAGTAAAAATGGCCTCACGGGTAAACGTCAATCACTGGAAGGGGCGCACCCGCCATTCCCGGAATACTGCACAGCGTGCAACTGTTCAGTCACTGTCAGAATCTACGGATAAAGTGATTGCCATTGGCGCATCCACCGGCGGTACGGAAGCTATCAAAGATGTGCTGAGCATGCTTCCGCCGAACACTCCGGGAATTGTAATTGTGCAACATATGCCGCCTGTTTTCACCCAAAAATTTGCCGAACGGCTCAATTCGCTTTGTGCGATTGATGTAAAAGAAGCCGAAGATGGCGACCGCGTGTTAACCGGAACTGCGCTGATTGCACCGGGAGGGAAGCATATGGAGCTCAAACGCTCCGGCGGCGTATATCGCGTATCTATTAAAGATGGCGATTTGGTTTGCGGACACAAACCCTCTGTGGAAGTGCTGTTCCGATCCGTTGCCAAAACGGTTGGCACCAATGCGGTTGGGGTTATGCTCACCGGAATGGGTGCGGATGGCGCGGACGGAATGGTAGAAATGCGCAAAGCCGGCGCACGTACCGTCGCACAGGACGAAGCTACATCTGTCGTATTTGGCATGCCGAAAGAAGCCTACCAACGTGGTGGCGCAGAAAAATTGGCGGCATTGGATAAAATACCATACATCATCACTGAATATTTGAAATAA
- a CDS encoding chemotaxis protein CheD, whose amino-acid sequence MGIIFVKTGEIGISNTPGDVIRTVLGSCVALVFLAPKTRTVGLAHIALPDSKIADPNNQNILPGQYADTAVPHMIQEFQRKYGVQKPGDLIIKLTGGATVMDQGGTFNIGKRNVLAIRKMLWKNHLAPIAEEVGENYGRKVSIEIETGRVLISSPGKGEWEI is encoded by the coding sequence ATGGGAATTATTTTTGTTAAAACCGGCGAAATTGGTATTTCAAACACGCCCGGCGATGTGATCCGGACTGTTTTGGGCTCTTGTGTCGCCCTCGTTTTTTTGGCACCAAAAACCAGAACGGTCGGATTGGCGCACATTGCATTACCGGATTCCAAAATTGCTGATCCGAATAACCAGAACATTCTACCGGGACAATATGCCGATACCGCCGTACCGCACATGATTCAGGAATTTCAGCGCAAATACGGCGTTCAAAAACCGGGTGATCTGATCATCAAATTGACCGGCGGCGCAACTGTGATGGATCAGGGGGGAACATTCAATATCGGAAAACGAAATGTGCTCGCTATCCGTAAAATGCTCTGGAAAAATCACCTCGCGCCCATTGCAGAAGAAGTTGGGGAAAATTACGGCCGAAAAGTTTCGATTGAAATTGAAACCGGCAGAGTTCTTATTTCATCACCGGGAAAAGGGGAATGGGAAATATGA
- a CDS encoding response regulator, which translates to MIQKVLIADDSAIARSIVRRVLEAAGFENLEIREADCGEKALEMLKQSPAELVLTDLNMPKMDGFQLLRRIKASPKLTQTEVIVISSIVTEQKVQELKINGALEVFKKPLAMPEVCQFLTEYRDGLTSF; encoded by the coding sequence ATGATTCAGAAAGTGTTAATCGCAGATGACTCAGCTATTGCACGTTCAATCGTGCGGCGGGTGTTGGAAGCTGCAGGATTTGAAAATCTGGAAATCCGGGAAGCTGACTGCGGCGAAAAAGCGCTGGAAATGCTCAAACAATCACCGGCGGAGCTGGTGTTGACGGATTTAAACATGCCGAAAATGGACGGTTTTCAATTATTACGGCGAATTAAAGCATCGCCAAAATTAACCCAAACCGAAGTTATCGTCATTTCCAGCATCGTAACCGAACAAAAAGTTCAGGAATTGAAAATAAACGGGGCGCTGGAAGTTTTCAAAAAACCGTTGGCAATGCCCGAAGTTTGCCAGTTTCTGACCGAATACCGCGACGGACTGACATCGTTTTAG
- a CDS encoding chemotaxis protein CheX, translating into MELATEKMLSALNDALAETFEGLAFAEAEPCQQVNVLPKPVQDYRVAVIELQQPFSAKLSLFFEKEQANELFETTVGLTAEDPQIVDDMLGEFANTIFGCFVRNLLNNGEPFNLGYPKSGSQAQRIAMEEVNKSMLLSCDVDMEPIYLSFSHNVPQK; encoded by the coding sequence ATGGAATTGGCAACAGAAAAAATGCTCTCCGCTTTAAATGATGCACTTGCCGAAACGTTCGAAGGTTTGGCATTCGCCGAAGCCGAACCCTGCCAACAGGTGAATGTGCTGCCAAAACCGGTTCAGGATTACCGGGTTGCCGTTATCGAACTGCAACAACCGTTTTCGGCTAAATTATCCCTCTTTTTTGAGAAAGAACAGGCGAATGAATTGTTCGAAACAACCGTTGGATTAACCGCCGAAGACCCGCAAATTGTGGACGATATGCTCGGCGAATTTGCCAACACCATTTTTGGTTGTTTTGTGCGCAATCTGCTCAATAATGGCGAACCGTTCAATTTGGGTTATCCCAAATCTGGCAGCCAGGCGCAACGCATTGCCATGGAAGAAGTGAACAAAAGCATGCTGCTATCCTGCGATGTGGATATGGAGCCGATTTACCTCAGCTTCAGCCATAACGTGCCGCAAAAATGA
- a CDS encoding transglutaminase domain-containing protein produces MKKQYLEPKFFVDSDHPKVIAFAKKTTGSNRDPQQVAMSLFYAIRDGWRYDPYQIDLSESAMKASHLLTRNYGYCIEKACLLAASARVLGIPSRLGFANVRNHIGTEKLEKILQTDVLVFHGYTELYLDNCWVKATPAFNRQLCDRLNVAPLEFDGKTDSLFQQYAADGGKFMEYLHDYGTFADVPRDLFITELKRHYPHLFNQQQTDENLPVIISGL; encoded by the coding sequence ATGAAAAAACAATACCTTGAGCCTAAATTTTTTGTCGATAGCGATCACCCGAAAGTGATCGCTTTTGCGAAAAAAACAACCGGTAGCAACCGCGATCCGCAGCAAGTTGCAATGTCTCTTTTTTACGCCATCCGCGATGGGTGGCGATACGATCCCTACCAAATTGACCTCTCCGAATCCGCCATGAAAGCCAGCCATTTGCTCACCCGCAATTATGGATATTGCATCGAAAAAGCTTGTTTGCTGGCGGCGAGCGCGCGGGTGTTGGGCATCCCGTCGCGATTGGGATTTGCCAACGTCCGCAACCACATCGGCACGGAAAAACTGGAAAAAATTCTCCAGACGGATGTGCTGGTGTTCCACGGTTACACAGAATTATATCTCGATAACTGTTGGGTGAAAGCCACGCCTGCGTTTAATCGGCAACTGTGCGACAGGCTGAACGTTGCACCGCTGGAATTCGATGGAAAAACAGATTCGCTGTTTCAGCAATACGCAGCGGATGGCGGAAAATTTATGGAATATTTGCATGATTACGGCACATTTGCGGATGTGCCACGCGATCTGTTCATCACCGAATTAAAGCGTCATTATCCGCATTTGTTCAACCAACAGCAAACAGATGAAAACCTGCCGGTCATCATTTCCGGGTTGTAA